The Trichosurus vulpecula isolate mTriVul1 chromosome 4, mTriVul1.pri, whole genome shotgun sequence genome contains a region encoding:
- the LOC118847328 gene encoding LOW QUALITY PROTEIN: max-binding protein MNT-like (The sequence of the model RefSeq protein was modified relative to this genomic sequence to represent the inferred CDS: deleted 3 bases in 3 codons; substituted 1 base at 1 genomic stop codon) — MALCGSHERQCNATSYETSSPEACSPKLLVGGTRGGRGAEGTWQEGRAGGRWRRLGGGGGRFWGCTQAFFAFLFFCNSHFRGPLLGSIFPAIPRRGAPRPAGCPGASEVRPPGQPQPPRPACLPAPRRDPAAPAISIETLLEATRFLEWQAQPQQRAREKDEKHRLEPEPEQEQKASATMVNHMLPPEEPRIEPPPLPLSPPAPPPAPPPPLATPVTVIPIPVVTGFPQPMPPPPPLPLTPPPAQPLTLAPRQPALVSAPGLSIKDPIPPLPRPPATATPLLPDSKGIAAPTGKPLPPFPTPILTIAQHHAVQQPIQRQLPPPKPPPPTKLAALKLARAEEVKPSEQKKRPGGIGTREVHNKLEKDRRAHLKECFETLKRNIPNVDDKKTSNLSVLRSALRYIQTLKRKEKEYEHEMESLAREKIATQQHLTELKRELNQWMDALEMERVLQQAGQPEDYQVSTSTASEGEDNMDEDMEAMGLPKLSQRPQPELLKPARLPPSPCCPSPSLPPXGSAAEAPSLPSPAAATQTLVSAPAHLVATVGRGSTVIAHTATTHASVIQTVNHVLQGPGGKHIAHIAPSAPSPVQLAPATSPVGHITVHPAALNHVAHLGSQLPLYPQPVAVSHIAHTLSHQQVNGTGGLGPPATIMAKPTVGAQVVHHPPLVGQTVLNPVTMVTMLSFPVSTLKLA, encoded by the exons CTTCTTGTCGGCGGGACTCGCGGGGGCCGTGGGGCGGAAGGCACCTGGCAGGAGGGGCGGGCGGGAGGGAGGTGGCGCCGCCTcggagggggcggggggagattCTGGGGCTGCACCCAagcattttttgcatttttatttttttgcaactCCCATTTTCGGGGGCCGCTTTTGGGGAGCATCTTTCCCGCTATCCCCCGGCGGGGTGCCCCGCGGCCTGCGGGGTGCCCCGGGGCCTCCGAAGTACGCCCGCCCGGCCAGCCACAGCCCCCGAGGCccgcctgcctgcctgccccGCGGCGCGACCCCGCCGCCCCAGCGATAAGCATTGAGACGCTGCTGGAGGCGACCCGCTTCCTGGAATGGCAAGCGCAGCCACAACAGAGAGCACGTGAGAAAGATGAGAAACATCGGctggagccggagccggagcagGAGCAGAAGGCCAGCGCCACGATGGTTAATCATATGCTGCCCCCTGAAGAACCCCGGATTGAg ccccccccacttcccttgTCCCCTCCGGCCCCACCAcctgcacccccaccccctctaGCCACCCCAGTGACAGTCATCCCTATCCCTGTGGTAACAGGCTTCCCACAGCCGATGCCACCGCCACCTCCCCTCCCACTGacc ccgcccccagcccagCCGCTAACCCTAGCCCCGCGCCAGCCAGCCTTGGTCAGTGCACCTGGACTCAGTATCAAGGACCCCATCCCCCCACTTCCCAGGCCACCAGCCACTGCCACCCCACTCCTGCCGGACTCGAAGGGCATCGCTGCACCCACAGGCAAACCCTTGCCGCCCTTCCCCACACCCATCCTAACAATCGCCCAGCACCATGCGGTCCAACAGCCCATTCAGCGCCAGCTGCCACCCCCGAAGCCACCTCCGCCAACAAAATTGGCAGCTCTGAAGTTGGCGCGGGCCGAGGAGGTGAAGCCAAGTGAGCAGAAGAAGCGGCCTGGGGGAATCGGAACCAGGGAAGTCCACAACAAATTGGAGAAGGACAGGCGGGCCCATCTGAAGGAATGCTTTGAGACTCTGAAACGAAACATCCCCAATGTGGATGATAAGAAAACATCGAATCTAAGCGTCCTCCGCAGTGCCCTGAGATACATTCAGACGCTGAAACGGAAGGAGAAGGAGTACGAGCATGAGATGGAGAGTCTGGCTCGGGAAAAGATAGCCACACAGCAGCATCTGACAGAGCTGAAGCGTGAGCTGAACCAGTGGATGGACGCACTCGAGATGGAGCGGGTGCTGCAGCAGGCAGGGCAGCCCGAGGACTACCAGGTCTCCACCTCCACCGCGTCAGAAGGTGAGGACAACATGGATGAAGACATGGAAGCCATGGGCCTGCCCAAGCTGAGCCAGCGACCACAACCTGAGCTCCTGAAACCAGCTCGCCTGCCTCCTAGCCCCTGCTGCCCCAGCCCCTCACTCCCACCCTGAGGTTCTGCGGCAgaagccccctccctcccctctccagcaGCTGCCACCCAGACCCTCGTATCGGCCCCCGCCCACCTCGTGGCCACGGTGGGACGGGGCTCAACGGTCATCGctcacactgccaccacccacgcCTCAGTCATCCAGACTGTGAACCATGTGCTTCAGGGC CCGGGGGGCAAGCACATTGCCCACATTGCCCCTTCGGCCCCCAGCCCCGTGCAGCTGGCACCTGCCACATCCCCCGTTGGCCACATTACTGTCCATCCTGCAGCCCTCAACCACGTGGCCCACCTGGGCTCCCAGCTGCCACTGTATCCACAGCCGGTGGCCGTGAGCCACATTGCCCACACCCTTTCCCACCAGCAAGTCAATGGCACAGGAGGGCTGGGGCCGCCAGCCACGATCATGGCCAAGCCAACTGTGGGTGCCCAGGTGGTCCATCACCCCCCGTTAGTGGGCCAGACGGTCCTAAACCCAGTGACTATGGTCACCATGCTATCCTTCCCCGTCAGCACCCTGAAGCTGGCCTGA